One Bacteroidota bacterium DNA segment encodes these proteins:
- the sthA gene encoding Si-specific NAD(P)(+) transhydrogenase, translating to MAGTYDFDLIVIGSGPAGEKGAAQAAYFGKKTAIIEKAPRVGGAGVNTGTVPSKTLRETALYFSNLRQRGLYGIDYSVKQNISIEDFMYRKTHVVNNEWDLIYQNIERHNIELIFGNASFADAHTVQVERDGSIEKYTAEFILIATGSIPNRPDNFPIDDRLVYDSDSILNMDRMPRNLAVVGGGIIGCEYATIFTALGIPVTLIESKPRLLSFIDGEVSERLHKHLTHLGMTILVNEVYERLDKGTETVTIHLKSGKKVIADKVLVAAGRYGNTKNLGLEKLSIAPNAKGQIAVNAQFQTSAPNVYAAGDVIGFPSLASTSMEQARVAMCHAFKLEYKKQVSPFIPLAVYSIPEISYAGATEEKLKEQKIPYCAGRAMFELNARGQIIGDLSGMVKLLFSPSDQKLLGVHIIGEGASELIHIGLFVLSQGLTIDYFIQSVFNFPTLSEAYKYAAYDGLGNLQKMK from the coding sequence ATGGCTGGCACATACGACTTCGACCTCATAGTAATCGGCTCGGGACCGGCGGGTGAAAAGGGAGCGGCGCAGGCCGCCTATTTCGGGAAGAAAACAGCGATCATAGAAAAAGCCCCGCGTGTCGGCGGTGCGGGGGTCAACACCGGCACCGTTCCGAGCAAAACCCTCCGTGAAACAGCCCTCTATTTTTCAAACCTCCGGCAGCGCGGACTCTACGGCATCGACTACAGCGTCAAGCAGAACATCTCCATCGAAGATTTCATGTACCGCAAGACGCATGTCGTCAACAACGAATGGGACCTCATTTACCAGAACATCGAACGGCACAACATCGAGCTGATCTTCGGGAATGCTTCCTTTGCGGATGCGCACACTGTCCAGGTCGAAAGAGACGGGTCGATAGAAAAATACACCGCCGAGTTTATTCTCATCGCAACCGGCTCGATCCCCAACCGGCCGGACAATTTTCCGATCGACGACCGCCTTGTCTACGACAGCGATTCCATCCTCAACATGGACCGCATGCCGAGGAACCTTGCGGTCGTCGGCGGCGGCATCATCGGCTGCGAATATGCCACGATCTTTACCGCTCTTGGAATTCCTGTTACCCTCATCGAATCGAAGCCACGGCTTCTTTCCTTTATCGACGGAGAGGTCTCGGAGCGCCTTCACAAACATCTCACGCATCTCGGCATGACGATCCTTGTCAACGAAGTGTACGAGCGGCTTGACAAGGGAACGGAGACGGTCACCATCCACCTGAAGAGCGGGAAAAAAGTCATTGCCGACAAGGTGCTGGTCGCTGCCGGAAGATACGGGAACACAAAAAATTTAGGACTCGAGAAGCTCAGCATCGCTCCGAACGCAAAAGGACAGATCGCTGTCAATGCGCAATTCCAGACATCAGCACCGAACGTGTATGCGGCGGGAGATGTCATCGGCTTTCCTTCGCTCGCCTCCACGTCGATGGAGCAGGCGCGCGTCGCCATGTGCCATGCTTTCAAGCTCGAGTACAAAAAGCAGGTCTCGCCGTTTATTCCCCTCGCTGTTTACTCGATTCCAGAAATTTCCTATGCGGGGGCCACCGAGGAAAAATTAAAGGAGCAAAAAATTCCGTACTGCGCCGGCAGGGCGATGTTCGAGCTCAACGCCCGCGGACAGATCATCGGCGACCTGAGCGGCATGGTAAAACTTCTTTTCTCTCCTTCCGACCAGAAGCTTCTCGGCGTCCATATAATAGGGGAAGGAGCGTCCGAACTGATTCATATCGGACTTTTCGTCCTCTCGCAAGGGCTCACCATCGATTATTTCATTCAATCGGTGTTCAATTTCCCAACGCTCTCCGAGGCGTATAAATACGCAGCATATGACGGGCTGGGGAATCTGCAAAAAATGAAGTAA
- a CDS encoding cold-shock protein: MEKGTVKWFNRTKGFGFISRPSGEDVFVHYRSIVGEGFKNLNEGDQVQFDVENGPKGLQAANVQKI; encoded by the coding sequence GTGGAAAAAGGAACAGTCAAATGGTTCAACCGGACCAAGGGTTTTGGATTTATTTCGCGGCCGTCGGGCGAGGATGTGTTTGTGCACTACCGCTCGATCGTCGGCGAAGGGTTCAAGAACTTGAACGAAGGCGACCAGGTTCAATTCGATGTTGAGAATGGACCGAAAGGCCTGCAAGCGGCGAACGTTCAGAAGATATAG